The following coding sequences lie in one Armatimonadia bacterium genomic window:
- a CDS encoding NAD+ synthase yields the protein MSVLDIDCALVTDILTGFLRDEITKFGFHRGVLGMSGGIDSTLSAFLAARALGPENTLGIIMPYASSSPESEGHARLAAEQLGIETRVIEITPQIDAYFERYPDATRLRRANKMARERMTILYDHSVLETAMVIGTSNKTEALLGYTTLWGDMASAVNPIGDLYKTQVRALSTYLGVPQEIIAKAPTADLWTGQTDEGELGFTYEEADRLLYHMVDLRWSREELANLGFTLDLIDRVLRMVRNSQYKRRIPLIAKISPRSIDRDFRYSRDWGR from the coding sequence ATGAGCGTGCTTGATATCGACTGCGCCCTGGTCACCGATATCCTGACCGGATTCCTGCGCGATGAGATCACCAAGTTCGGTTTCCACCGAGGCGTTCTGGGGATGTCCGGCGGGATCGACTCGACGCTCTCCGCCTTCCTGGCTGCTCGTGCCCTGGGCCCGGAGAACACTCTGGGCATCATCATGCCCTATGCCTCCAGCAGCCCCGAGAGCGAAGGCCATGCCCGTCTGGCCGCCGAGCAGTTGGGCATCGAGACCCGCGTGATCGAGATCACGCCGCAGATCGACGCCTACTTCGAGCGCTATCCCGATGCTACCCGCCTGCGTCGTGCGAACAAGATGGCCCGCGAGCGCATGACGATTCTCTATGACCACTCAGTCCTTGAGACCGCCATGGTGATTGGCACCAGCAACAAGACCGAGGCGCTGCTGGGCTACACTACCCTCTGGGGTGACATGGCCTCGGCCGTGAACCCGATCGGCGACCTGTACAAAACACAGGTCCGGGCGCTGTCCACTTACCTGGGGGTCCCGCAGGAGATCATCGCCAAGGCCCCGACCGCCGACCTGTGGACCGGGCAGACCGACGAGGGCGAGCTCGGCTTCACCTACGAGGAGGCCGACCGGCTCCTGTACCACATGGTCGATCTCCGCTGGTCGCGCGAGGAACTGGCGAACCTGGGCTTCACGCTCGACCTGATCGACCGCGTCCTGCGGATGGTGCGCAACTCGCAGTACAAGCGCCGCATCCCGCTCATCGCCAAGATCTCGCCGCGCTCCATTGACCGCGACTTCCGTTACTCCCGCGACTGGGGCCGCTAG
- a CDS encoding nitrilase-related carbon-nitrogen hydrolase yields MRPTTPFRVRLAQIGPRLGDLDTNLALHLQIAEQAVADGIDLLIFPELSLTGYYLRDLTSDIALNLEAERLAPLFEASQKLDIVCGLVEETDACSVFASAVYLSGGEVVHCHRKVYLPTYGMFDEGRYLSPGRSVRAFDTRFGRMGLLVCEDLWHPVLPYLMAQDGMQYLLVVSNSPSRGADPEGLAIAHTYEAMLSTYANLFQSYVLFCNRIGYEDGVNFWGQSRAVGPNGKTVACGPLLEPALVDARIDPAEIRRARVAAPLVEEENVDLALRELRRIADERA; encoded by the coding sequence ATGCGACCCACAACGCCCTTCCGCGTGCGTCTCGCTCAGATCGGGCCCCGTCTCGGCGACCTGGACACCAACCTCGCCCTTCACCTGCAGATCGCCGAGCAGGCTGTCGCCGACGGGATCGACCTCCTGATCTTCCCGGAGCTCTCCCTCACCGGCTACTACCTGCGCGACCTCACCTCCGACATCGCGCTCAACCTCGAGGCCGAGCGGCTGGCTCCGCTCTTCGAGGCGAGTCAGAAGCTCGATATCGTGTGCGGTCTGGTCGAGGAGACCGACGCCTGCAGCGTCTTCGCCTCCGCTGTGTATTTGTCCGGCGGCGAAGTCGTGCACTGCCACCGCAAGGTCTACCTGCCCACCTACGGGATGTTCGACGAGGGTCGCTACCTGTCACCCGGCCGCTCGGTCCGCGCCTTCGACACCCGCTTCGGGCGCATGGGTCTGCTGGTGTGCGAGGACCTCTGGCATCCGGTCCTGCCCTACCTGATGGCGCAGGACGGGATGCAGTACCTCCTCGTGGTCTCGAACTCCCCGAGCCGCGGTGCCGATCCCGAGGGCCTCGCCATCGCCCACACCTACGAGGCCATGCTGAGCACCTACGCGAACCTGTTCCAATCCTACGTTCTCTTCTGCAACCGGATCGGCTACGAGGATGGCGTCAACTTCTGGGGTCAGAGCCGTGCGGTCGGCCCGAACGGCAAGACGGTCGCCTGCGGTCCTCTGCTTGAGCCCGCGCTAGTGGATGCCCGGATCGACCCGGCCGAGATTCGCCGCGCGAGAGTTGCCGCCCCACTCGTTGAAGAGGAAAACGTGGACCTGGCTCTGCGTGAACTGCGGAGGATCGCCGATGAGCGTGCTTGA
- a CDS encoding peptidylprolyl isomerase, whose translation MSIVRLRKVFRKKLQVGVGKKKFSVGSPMEILFWLIIVIFVVGAFYTFGGPSSGGRGQAGKEGQRKVSTVVAVVDDQKIERAEYEAALEMSRRSMPPGQALTSDRYLKVNVLDGMVDRILKTAAAKKEDIKVSGADVNKKLDEMVQQTIERSYPSRRALAKYLAKSRMTQDQYKAKIRSDYTQNREQVLETVMFDKLEQKVKDAVKVSDKDLEDSYAKAKARHILIMPDKLREADQQAQGNKNQAQPAKDYKALAKKKAEDLLARIQKGEDFAKLAQENSDDPGSAKDGGLLVTQKPPTPGQTEPEKSEYFGRGEMVPEFDKACFALNPGQVSNVIETSYGFHILQLLDKKVELPADFAQKKEDYRKQLTEQRKTEAWTEYTQNLKKAAKIQIQDPELAAYKALDENDKANAVQLLNKAKNDDPTNMGARYQLAVLLRESGDKDGALALFKELTEDQSAVSTPDVHMSLASLYEEKNMKQQAIDSYKAASDWALAYEWQNFMIHQQVKSKLEALGAKDLAAEEQKWIDEFQKESQNNPMGGGMPMMPNMPIQGGQ comes from the coding sequence ATGTCTATTGTAAGGCTGCGCAAGGTATTCCGCAAAAAGCTCCAGGTCGGAGTCGGAAAGAAGAAGTTCAGCGTCGGTAGCCCGATGGAGATCCTCTTCTGGCTCATCATTGTCATCTTTGTCGTCGGCGCTTTCTACACCTTCGGAGGACCAAGCTCCGGCGGCCGGGGCCAGGCAGGCAAGGAAGGCCAGCGGAAGGTTAGCACTGTGGTCGCCGTCGTCGATGACCAGAAGATTGAGCGCGCCGAGTACGAGGCCGCCCTTGAGATGTCGCGTCGCTCAATGCCGCCGGGGCAGGCCCTCACCAGCGACCGCTACCTCAAGGTGAACGTCCTTGATGGCATGGTCGACCGCATCCTCAAGACCGCGGCCGCCAAGAAGGAAGACATCAAGGTCAGCGGTGCCGACGTCAACAAGAAGCTCGATGAGATGGTCCAGCAGACCATCGAGCGCTCCTATCCGAGCCGCCGGGCTCTGGCCAAGTACCTCGCCAAGAGCCGCATGACCCAGGACCAGTACAAGGCCAAGATCCGCTCCGACTACACACAGAACCGCGAGCAGGTCCTTGAGACTGTGATGTTCGATAAGCTCGAGCAGAAGGTCAAGGACGCTGTCAAGGTGTCCGACAAGGACCTCGAAGACAGCTACGCCAAGGCCAAGGCCCGCCATATCCTCATCATGCCCGACAAGCTGCGCGAGGCCGACCAGCAGGCCCAGGGCAACAAGAACCAGGCCCAGCCGGCTAAGGACTACAAGGCCCTCGCGAAGAAGAAGGCCGAAGACCTCCTCGCGCGCATCCAGAAGGGTGAGGACTTCGCCAAGCTCGCCCAGGAGAACAGCGACGACCCGGGCAGCGCCAAGGACGGCGGCCTCCTGGTCACCCAGAAGCCGCCTACACCCGGCCAGACCGAACCGGAGAAGTCCGAATACTTCGGTCGCGGCGAAATGGTCCCCGAGTTCGACAAGGCCTGTTTCGCCCTCAATCCCGGCCAGGTCAGCAACGTCATCGAGACCAGCTACGGCTTCCACATCCTCCAGCTCCTCGACAAGAAGGTCGAGTTGCCGGCTGACTTCGCCCAGAAGAAGGAAGACTACCGCAAGCAGCTCACCGAGCAGCGCAAGACCGAGGCCTGGACCGAGTACACCCAGAACCTCAAGAAGGCCGCCAAGATCCAGATCCAGGACCCGGAGCTGGCCGCCTACAAGGCCCTCGACGAGAACGACAAGGCCAACGCGGTTCAGCTACTCAACAAGGCCAAGAACGACGACCCGACCAACATGGGCGCCCGCTACCAGCTCGCCGTCCTCCTCCGCGAGAGTGGCGACAAGGACGGGGCCTTGGCCCTGTTCAAGGAGCTCACCGAGGACCAGAGCGCTGTCTCTACGCCGGACGTACACATGTCCCTGGCATCGCTCTACGAGGAAAAGAACATGAAGCAGCAGGCCATCGACTCCTACAAGGCCGCCTCCGACTGGGCCCTGGCCTACGAGTGGCAGAACTTCATGATCCACCAGCAGGTCAAGTCCAAGCTCGAAGCTCTCGGTGCCAAGGACCTCGCCGCCGAAGAGCAGAAGTGGATCGACGAGTTCCAGAAGGAGTCCCAGAACAACCCGATGGGCGGTGGCATGCCGATGATGCCCAACATGCCCATCCAGGGCGGCCAATAG
- the thiC gene encoding phosphomethylpyrimidine synthase ThiC: MTQPSPSSTNLPGGQQAPTGTVELKDWDKVLESLVAAVARDENVSEDTLRDGLRRGTIVLMGSPEGPAKPFGLGTGLRTKVNANLGTSEDYPELDVELKKLEVAVAAGADAVMDLSTGGDLDHIRQTIRRECPVALGTVPIYQAFGEAEKRFGSFMALTPELLFETLERHAADGVDFQTLHCGVTRASVAALETQPRVCGIVSRGGSLLARWMKVNGQENPLYERYDELLALLKRYNVAISLGDGLRPGALADASDRGQIAETVILGELVARAREAGVQAFVEGPGHMPLDQIAGTVMTQKRLCQGAPFYVLGPLVTDVAAGYDHITGAIGGTLCAAAGADFLCYVTPAEHLGLPTAQDVWDGVMASRIAAHAADIVKGVPGAREWDDRLSRARHEFDWEKVTELALDPGRVRKVRGDRASRDPQACSMCGKFCSMKVEATLAKES, translated from the coding sequence ATGACACAGCCGTCACCATCCAGTACGAACCTGCCAGGGGGGCAGCAGGCACCAACCGGCACCGTCGAACTCAAGGACTGGGACAAGGTCCTCGAGTCGCTGGTCGCCGCTGTCGCCCGTGACGAGAACGTATCCGAAGACACACTGCGCGACGGTCTCCGCCGCGGCACCATCGTCCTGATGGGAAGCCCCGAGGGGCCCGCAAAGCCCTTCGGACTCGGCACCGGACTGCGCACCAAAGTCAACGCGAACCTTGGCACCTCGGAAGACTACCCTGAGCTCGATGTGGAGCTCAAGAAGCTCGAAGTCGCGGTCGCGGCCGGCGCCGATGCCGTAATGGACCTGAGCACCGGCGGCGATCTCGATCACATCCGCCAGACGATCCGCCGCGAGTGTCCCGTGGCTCTGGGCACCGTGCCGATCTACCAGGCTTTCGGTGAGGCCGAGAAGCGCTTCGGCTCCTTCATGGCCTTGACGCCTGAGCTGCTTTTTGAGACCCTTGAACGCCATGCGGCAGATGGGGTAGACTTCCAGACCCTGCATTGCGGCGTTACCCGCGCCTCCGTGGCAGCTTTGGAGACGCAGCCGCGAGTCTGTGGAATCGTGAGCCGTGGCGGAAGTCTCCTCGCCCGCTGGATGAAGGTCAATGGGCAGGAGAACCCGCTGTACGAGCGCTACGACGAGCTTCTGGCCCTGCTGAAGCGCTACAACGTCGCCATCAGTCTGGGCGACGGTCTGCGCCCCGGAGCCCTCGCCGACGCCTCAGATCGCGGCCAGATCGCCGAGACGGTCATCCTTGGCGAGCTTGTGGCGCGTGCCCGCGAAGCGGGTGTGCAGGCCTTTGTCGAGGGGCCCGGTCACATGCCCCTGGACCAGATCGCCGGCACCGTCATGACCCAGAAGCGCCTCTGCCAGGGCGCTCCCTTCTACGTCCTGGGGCCGCTGGTCACCGATGTCGCTGCCGGTTACGACCATATCACCGGCGCGATCGGCGGGACGCTGTGCGCTGCTGCGGGGGCCGACTTCCTGTGCTATGTCACACCGGCCGAGCACCTCGGCCTGCCGACGGCGCAGGATGTCTGGGACGGGGTGATGGCCTCGCGAATCGCCGCTCATGCCGCGGACATCGTCAAAGGTGTCCCCGGTGCCCGTGAGTGGGACGACCGGCTCTCGCGAGCCCGACATGAGTTCGACTGGGAGAAGGTCACGGAGCTCGCTCTCGATCCGGGACGCGTCCGCAAGGTCCGCGGCGATCGGGCCTCGAGAGACCCGCAGGCGTGCTCCATGTGCGGCAAGTTCTGCTCGATGAAGGTAGAAGCGACCCTCGCCAAGGAGTCCTGA
- the gltX gene encoding glutamate--tRNA ligase, with product MSDIIRTRFAPSPTGFMHVGNVHTALFSWLTARHFGGQFLLRIEDTDEVRSTPEALDVIYGGLRWLGLNWDEGPDIGGPHAPYVQSERLDIYHSYLDKLLEEGRAYKCYCTPEELEQERQIMRARGQAPRYSGRCAKLTDAQRRAYEEEGRPACLRFRVKETGATVIPDLIQGDVTYENALIADTVIFKTSGYPTFHFAVVVDDYLMQVSHIIRGVEHLPNTQIHLQLQEALGFTTPKYAHLPIILGEDRTKLSKRHGSVAVTDYEAQGYLPEAMFNFLTLLGWAPGDENEVLSREDIISRFSLEACNKAPAVFDLKKAEWLNGEYVKRGDLHTLTAKVLPRLQTAGLFEQDPSAERVEWLSKVIDLMRERARLLSVFEGWARYFFTDEYDYDARAREQWLSKPETAPVLAKLADRLEALDPWTCETIEAAVRGLATELGLKAAGVIHPCRAAVTGTTIGPSLFHLLELLPKETVLRRLRATEARVAAGELQALPEPTE from the coding sequence ATGTCTGACATCATTCGCACTCGCTTCGCCCCGTCCCCGACGGGTTTCATGCACGTGGGCAACGTCCACACTGCGCTTTTCTCCTGGCTGACTGCTCGCCACTTCGGCGGCCAGTTCCTCCTGCGCATCGAGGATACCGACGAGGTACGCTCGACGCCCGAGGCCCTCGACGTCATCTACGGCGGCCTGCGCTGGTTGGGCCTCAACTGGGATGAAGGTCCGGATATCGGCGGCCCGCATGCACCCTACGTGCAGTCCGAGCGCCTCGACATCTACCACAGCTACCTCGACAAGCTGCTGGAGGAGGGCCGTGCGTACAAGTGCTACTGCACGCCCGAAGAGCTGGAGCAGGAGCGGCAGATCATGCGGGCTCGGGGCCAGGCTCCGCGCTACAGCGGCCGGTGTGCGAAACTCACCGATGCCCAGCGTCGCGCCTACGAGGAGGAGGGACGACCGGCTTGCCTCCGGTTCCGGGTCAAGGAGACCGGCGCCACCGTCATCCCCGACCTCATTCAGGGCGACGTGACCTACGAGAACGCGCTCATCGCCGACACGGTCATCTTCAAGACCTCCGGCTATCCCACTTTCCACTTCGCGGTGGTCGTCGATGATTACCTGATGCAGGTCAGCCACATCATCCGTGGCGTCGAACACCTGCCGAACACGCAGATCCACCTGCAGCTTCAGGAGGCGCTGGGCTTCACCACGCCCAAGTACGCGCACCTGCCGATCATCCTCGGCGAGGACCGCACGAAGCTGTCCAAGCGCCATGGCTCCGTGGCCGTCACCGACTACGAGGCCCAGGGCTACCTGCCCGAGGCCATGTTCAACTTCCTGACGCTCCTCGGCTGGGCACCGGGCGATGAGAACGAGGTCCTCAGCCGCGAGGACATCATCTCCCGCTTCAGCCTCGAGGCCTGCAACAAGGCCCCGGCCGTCTTCGACCTCAAGAAGGCAGAGTGGCTCAACGGCGAGTACGTCAAGCGGGGCGACCTGCACACTCTCACCGCAAAGGTCCTCCCGCGCCTGCAGACAGCGGGGCTCTTCGAGCAGGACCCCTCTGCCGAGCGCGTCGAGTGGCTTAGCAAGGTCATCGACCTGATGCGTGAGCGCGCCAGGCTCCTCAGCGTCTTTGAGGGCTGGGCACGCTACTTCTTCACCGACGAGTACGACTACGACGCCCGGGCACGCGAGCAGTGGCTGTCCAAGCCCGAGACGGCGCCGGTCCTCGCCAAGCTCGCTGACCGCTTGGAGGCCCTGGACCCCTGGACCTGCGAGACCATCGAGGCCGCGGTCCGCGGCCTGGCAACCGAGTTGGGCCTCAAGGCCGCCGGTGTCATCCACCCGTGCCGCGCCGCCGTGACGGGAACCACCATCGGCCCGAGCCTGTTCCACCTGCTGGAGCTCCTGCCCAAGGAGACCGTCCTGCGTCGCCTGCGTGCGACGGAGGCCAGGGTCGCTGCCGGGGAGCTGCAGGCCCTGCCGGAGCCGACTGAGTAG
- the rimO gene encoding 30S ribosomal protein S12 methylthiotransferase RimO gives MPAKATVALVSLGCPKNLVDSQAMLGLLQQAGYEIVEEVEQAEVIIVNTCAFIEPAQEEAIDALLDLAELKRDKCRALICAGCLAERHKETLLDELPEVDAFVGVGAVPSIVEAVEGALAGRRAFVDAPLSYVYDGSSPRVLTGPSWLAYLKIADGCNHRCAFCTIPQLRGRYRSVAVPALRSQFEHLVDSGAREVCLIAQDTSAYGKDLEPRLRLAYLLSDLQQVPYDGWLRMLYLHPDSLDEDTIAAMCGAGPVLPYFDIPLQHASQSVLRAMGRKGDAETYLKLVESLRRHNPQATVRTTFIVGFPGETDRDFELLLDFITQARLDRLSVFRYWPETGTRAATLPDQVPLEVADERLDELMRVQETLSLEINQRFVGRTMKVLLEEPLERTIWRGRTYRDAPEIDGEVKVTLPAADLVLEPGEFADVQITAAEVHDLRGRIDLPRNDLRRDP, from the coding sequence ATGCCCGCCAAGGCCACTGTCGCTCTCGTCTCTCTCGGATGCCCCAAGAACCTCGTCGATTCCCAGGCCATGCTCGGACTGCTGCAGCAGGCAGGCTATGAGATCGTCGAAGAGGTAGAGCAGGCCGAGGTCATCATCGTCAACACCTGCGCCTTCATCGAGCCCGCGCAGGAGGAGGCCATCGATGCTCTCCTCGACCTCGCGGAGTTGAAGAGGGACAAGTGCCGTGCCCTGATCTGCGCCGGATGTCTTGCCGAGCGCCACAAGGAGACGCTCCTTGACGAGCTGCCCGAGGTCGACGCCTTTGTCGGAGTTGGGGCGGTGCCGTCGATCGTGGAGGCCGTCGAGGGCGCCCTGGCCGGACGCCGCGCCTTTGTTGACGCGCCCCTCAGTTACGTCTATGATGGTTCGTCCCCGCGAGTCCTGACAGGGCCCTCCTGGCTGGCCTATCTGAAGATAGCAGATGGCTGCAATCACCGCTGCGCCTTCTGCACGATCCCTCAGCTTCGAGGCCGCTATCGCAGCGTTGCTGTCCCGGCCCTGCGTAGCCAGTTTGAGCACCTCGTCGACTCCGGGGCGCGTGAGGTCTGCCTGATCGCCCAGGATACCAGCGCCTACGGCAAGGACCTGGAGCCGCGCCTCAGGCTGGCCTACCTGCTATCAGACCTGCAGCAAGTGCCCTACGACGGCTGGCTGCGAATGCTCTACCTGCACCCTGACAGTCTGGATGAGGATACGATCGCCGCGATGTGTGGAGCCGGGCCGGTCCTCCCCTACTTCGACATCCCCTTGCAGCACGCTTCACAGTCCGTGCTGCGAGCCATGGGCCGCAAGGGCGATGCCGAGACCTACCTGAAGCTGGTGGAGAGCCTGCGTCGCCACAACCCCCAGGCGACTGTACGCACCACCTTCATCGTTGGCTTCCCCGGTGAGACCGACCGCGACTTCGAGTTGCTCCTGGACTTCATCACCCAGGCGCGACTGGACCGGCTCTCCGTGTTCCGCTACTGGCCGGAAACCGGCACCCGTGCGGCGACGCTGCCCGACCAGGTTCCGCTGGAGGTTGCCGACGAGCGCCTTGATGAGCTGATGCGAGTGCAGGAAACTCTCTCGCTGGAGATCAACCAGCGCTTTGTCGGCCGCACTATGAAGGTGCTGCTTGAGGAGCCCCTGGAGAGAACCATCTGGCGTGGCCGCACCTACCGTGACGCACCAGAGATTGACGGGGAAGTCAAGGTGACTCTGCCGGCGGCAGACCTCGTTCTCGAACCCGGTGAGTTCGCCGACGTCCAGATCACTGCGGCGGAGGTCCATGATCTCCGAGGGAGAATAGACCTTCCCCGCAATGACCTGCGGCGGGACCCCTGA
- a CDS encoding methyltransferase domain-containing protein codes for MGESKRWDFDTYDWVDEYDTRIRHKARLCYDAAIGSLARLSQARPGETVVDIGTGTGNSALPFLEVGCRVLGFDPSRRMLAQAKEKVVRWPGKYTVSLVDDPFLSLPVASESADIVVAAYAIHHLDDEAKQAAVREMTRVLAPGGRILVADTMFQDAAHRQQVIQRIPEVEEEYHPLLSSFPRMFGQQGLAVTLYQIGELVWTLVASRP; via the coding sequence ATGGGCGAGTCAAAACGCTGGGATTTCGACACCTACGACTGGGTCGACGAGTACGACACTCGGATTCGGCACAAGGCACGGCTGTGCTATGACGCGGCGATAGGGAGCCTCGCCAGGCTGTCCCAAGCGCGTCCCGGCGAGACGGTTGTCGACATCGGCACGGGAACCGGCAACTCCGCCCTCCCGTTTCTGGAAGTGGGCTGTCGTGTCCTCGGTTTTGATCCTTCGCGCCGGATGCTCGCCCAGGCGAAGGAGAAGGTTGTGCGCTGGCCGGGCAAGTACACCGTGAGCCTGGTCGACGATCCCTTCCTCTCGCTGCCGGTCGCGAGCGAGTCTGCGGATATCGTCGTCGCCGCCTACGCCATCCACCATCTGGATGACGAGGCCAAGCAGGCGGCCGTCCGTGAGATGACTCGCGTCCTGGCCCCCGGCGGTCGCATCCTGGTCGCGGACACGATGTTTCAGGATGCCGCCCACAGACAGCAGGTCATCCAGCGTATCCCTGAGGTGGAGGAGGAGTACCACCCGCTGCTCTCCTCCTTCCCGCGCATGTTCGGTCAACAAGGTCTTGCCGTAACGCTCTACCAGATCGGTGAACTGGTGTGGACCCTGGTTGCTTCCCGCCCCTGA
- a CDS encoding DNA methyltransferase, giving the protein MFEPTTPKPQPAESAPSPPNRGDLNDLTGREWIKATKSWFVCDSRRYRRNRDTEFHPARFPEEMVAQFLEFFTQHDGWVLDPFCGSGATLVSCLETGRRGVGVELSPKYARVTAARLQALSPDHRVRVIEGDSRQIATPDFWHQGSGPENHSHGLPRFDFVITSPPYWNMLHTSRGGVLSAQKRRARRGLDTHYSNAEEDLGNVESYEDFIESLGRVFDSCARLLKPRKYLVCVVQNCRAPEGEVKPLAWDLARRISQTLSFQGERIWCQDSKPLGIWGFPKVFVPNYHHHYCLIFQNTRP; this is encoded by the coding sequence ATGTTTGAGCCGACCACCCCAAAACCACAGCCCGCAGAGTCGGCCCCGTCGCCGCCGAATCGTGGCGACCTCAACGACCTCACCGGCAGAGAGTGGATCAAAGCCACCAAGTCCTGGTTCGTATGTGACTCGCGACGCTACCGCCGCAACCGGGACACCGAGTTCCATCCCGCGCGTTTCCCGGAAGAGATGGTCGCGCAGTTCCTGGAGTTCTTCACCCAGCATGACGGCTGGGTGCTCGACCCCTTCTGCGGGAGCGGTGCGACGCTCGTCAGTTGCCTGGAGACGGGTCGCCGCGGTGTCGGCGTCGAGTTGTCGCCCAAGTATGCCCGGGTCACTGCTGCACGCCTCCAGGCCCTGAGCCCTGATCACCGAGTGCGCGTCATCGAGGGCGACTCCCGGCAGATCGCGACCCCGGACTTCTGGCATCAGGGCTCCGGTCCCGAGAACCACTCGCACGGCCTGCCGCGATTTGACTTCGTTATCACCTCGCCGCCCTACTGGAACATGCTGCACACCAGTCGCGGCGGAGTCTTGTCAGCCCAGAAGCGGCGAGCCCGACGCGGACTCGACACGCACTATAGCAACGCCGAGGAGGACCTGGGGAACGTGGAGTCCTACGAGGACTTCATCGAGTCTCTGGGCCGCGTCTTCGACTCCTGCGCCCGACTTCTGAAGCCCCGCAAGTACCTCGTCTGCGTGGTTCAGAACTGCCGCGCGCCCGAGGGCGAAGTGAAGCCCCTGGCCTGGGACCTGGCCCGGCGCATCAGCCAGACCCTCAGCTTCCAGGGCGAGCGCATCTGGTGTCAGGACAGCAAGCCGCTCGGAATCTGGGGTTTCCCGAAGGTCTTCGTGCCCAACTACCACCACCACTACTGCCTGATCTTCCAGAACACCAGGCCCTGA